A genome region from Triticum aestivum cultivar Chinese Spring chromosome 2B, IWGSC CS RefSeq v2.1, whole genome shotgun sequence includes the following:
- the LOC123040475 gene encoding peroxidase 21-like: MGLSSSLAPVASALAPLVLLHCSCPRAEQIVKEQVRRLYEEHGNTAVSWLRALFHGCTVKSCDASLLLETDASTDLISEQASRRSFGMRNFKYVGAIKSALERECPGTVSCADLLALAARDGAAMLGGPAAIPMRTGRRDATESQYGEVERYIPNHNDTVSAVLARLAAMGLGAEAVVALLGAHSVGRFHCNNLVARLYPAVDGGIEPAYGAYLRGRCPTADAREDTRDVAYARNDRATPMVLDNMYHKNLLKGRGLLLVDQRLASDPRTAPFVRKMAADNGYFSETFAAALVRMSENGPLTGGQGEVRKDCRFVNAK; this comes from the exons ATGGGTCTCAGCTCAAGCCTAGCGCCAGTGGCATCTGCACTTGCTCCTCTTGTGCTGCTTCACTGCTC CTGCCCGAGGGCGGAGCAGATCGTGAAGGAGCAGGTGAGGAGGCTGTACGAGGAGCACGGCAACACGGCCGTGTCATGGCTCCGGGCCCTCTTCCACGGCTGCACCGTCAAGTCCTGCGACGCGTCGCTGCTCCTGGAGACCGACGCCTCCACCGACCTCATCTCCGAGCAGGCCTCACGGAGGAGCTTCGGCATGCGCAACTTCAAGTACGTGGGCGCCATCAAGTCGGCGCTGGAGCGCGAGTGCCCGGGCACCGTCTCCTGCGCGGACCTCCTCGCACTGGCCGCCCGGGACGGCGCGGCCAtgctgggcgggccggcggcgatccCGATGCGGACGGGGCGGCGGGACGCCACGGAGAGCCAGTACGGCGAGGTGGAGCGGTACATCCCGAACCACAACGACACGGTGTCGGCGGTGCTGGCCCGGTTAGCGGCCATGGGGCTGGGCGCCGAGGCCGTCGTGGCGCTGCTGGGCGCGCACTCCGTGGGCCGCTTCCACTGCAACAACCTGGTGGCGCGGCTGTACCCGGCCGTGGACGGCGGCATCGAGCCGGCCTACGGCGCGTACCTGCGGGGCCGATGCCCGACGGCGGACGCGAGGGAGGACACCCGCGACGTGGCGTACGCGCGCAACGACCGCGCCACGCCCATGGTGCTCGACAACATGTACCACAAGAACCTGCTCAAGGGCCGGGGCCTGCTGCTCGTGGACCAGCGGCTCGCGTCCGACCCGCGCACCGCGCCGTTCGTGAGGAAGATGGCGGCTGATAACGGGTACTTTAGTGAGACGTTCGCGGCGGCGCTGGTGAGGATGTCGGAGAACGGGCCGCTCACCGGCGGGCAGGGGGAGGTCAGGAAGGACTGCAGGTTCGTCAACGCCAAGTGA